One segment of Verrucomicrobiia bacterium DNA contains the following:
- a CDS encoding cysteine peptidase family C39 domain-containing protein — MNHFLDAFDAAQGSSDAVAQSVAISSSAGLAKLLALTGRIADLNTLESEVSQLGLPAGGSEWGWAREMRAWVAKHPNESYKCGLYCLDQLGRLTQPGQFLPKDVDEVASSTNGFTAADLLTIATAAGLRVHAAFLTNFSALPVPSIMHLRSDHFVVIREQRGAFYNIYDPVAYGSTWLTAPEMAQEATGCVVVSDALPPSTATSLTSIDPLTAAGYRGRCHNPFVPDHNDPGCTNATPTSCPCPTNPSGGGGGGPPGGPPPNEPPASGPPPGAPPPAGPPPNSPPPEAQTCSSCGGMPIWFVTEPFVNVWLHDTPMQYQPAYGPVVQLGLSFHDRTAASRVSGAYWHGAQMGNNAGSSGLWSCSFFSFVELSSDEYTADLMLPTGAWATFDFASGSSISSINYWHQIYLEKQGPAGAITNLVLHFPNGSQASYGLEDSSDTSYEGLFYMTQASDASGISTSFAYDQNFYLTNVTAADGTTFSLQFTNNTASAVTAVVASYGASVSFGYFDYYWPILTNLVDAAGLASQFVYTNAWGGPLSQLITPYGTTSFAENDSTGIFDRTVLVTNSLGQQEFYAQMNQYTNTDWPDYATSQIPTNTPVGTLDKDAGSRQERNTFYWNPEQFANYVNTDPGSFDWAIFKQARIRHWLADTEPTYTHWDSLSLEQAPSPDGTTEGQITWYDYACKPAGVDYEVGAQKMPSVIARVMPDGSTWYQYLQLLTNGLPTQITEAWLSGSSVLTRSEGYFWSANNSDLIAWTNTLGIVATSNIFNAFHQVTTNYDALGQATTYAYDGTTHQITNATYASGLTTSYAYNAGHRLQQVTDSPINRTRSYTWNTDGTVFSSTDERGLTVTNFWDALHRPTGRLYPDGTSTTNLYYLLSGSPYANSSGGTSILDLTAAKDRLGYWTYYVYDALRREIAETNANSVVTAFGYCPCGGVSYITNALGTPVQAVTINNYDQQGNLITVNYADGYNVTNWFNSLQEMTESGDGTGY; from the coding sequence ATGAACCATTTCCTCGATGCTTTCGACGCCGCCCAAGGCTCCTCCGACGCGGTGGCTCAATCCGTCGCGATCTCCTCGAGCGCCGGACTGGCAAAACTGCTTGCCCTCACCGGGAGGATTGCGGACCTGAACACTTTGGAGTCGGAAGTTTCCCAGCTCGGTTTGCCCGCTGGTGGTAGCGAGTGGGGATGGGCGCGCGAAATGCGCGCTTGGGTCGCCAAACACCCCAACGAATCCTACAAATGCGGCCTTTACTGCCTGGACCAGCTCGGCCGGTTGACCCAGCCGGGCCAGTTCCTCCCGAAGGACGTGGATGAGGTTGCTTCCTCAACCAACGGCTTTACCGCCGCAGACCTGCTCACCATTGCCACCGCAGCGGGCCTCAGGGTGCACGCTGCGTTCCTTACTAATTTTAGCGCGCTTCCTGTTCCGTCCATAATGCACCTCCGCTCCGACCACTTCGTGGTTATCCGCGAGCAACGTGGCGCGTTTTACAACATCTACGATCCCGTTGCCTATGGCTCAACATGGCTAACGGCGCCGGAAATGGCCCAGGAGGCTACCGGCTGTGTTGTGGTCAGCGATGCGCTCCCGCCGTCCACAGCGACCTCTCTCACCAGCATCGATCCGCTCACAGCGGCCGGTTACCGTGGGCGGTGCCACAACCCTTTCGTACCGGACCACAACGATCCGGGGTGCACAAACGCCACGCCGACATCGTGCCCCTGTCCAACAAACCCGAGCGGCGGCGGGGGCGGAGGTCCTCCAGGAGGTCCTCCCCCCAATGAGCCGCCAGCTAGCGGCCCCCCACCCGGCGCCCCTCCACCAGCGGGTCCACCTCCCAACTCGCCACCACCCGAGGCCCAAACGTGCAGTTCCTGCGGCGGCATGCCAATATGGTTTGTGACGGAACCCTTTGTGAACGTCTGGCTGCACGATACCCCGATGCAGTACCAGCCTGCCTACGGTCCCGTCGTGCAACTGGGACTATCCTTCCACGACAGAACCGCTGCGAGCAGGGTTTCCGGCGCCTACTGGCACGGCGCCCAAATGGGAAACAACGCTGGCAGCTCCGGCCTCTGGTCCTGCTCCTTCTTTTCCTTCGTCGAACTCAGCTCCGACGAATACACGGCAGACCTGATGCTGCCCACAGGAGCCTGGGCCACATTCGACTTTGCATCGGGCTCGAGTATAAGCTCGATTAATTACTGGCACCAAATTTACCTCGAAAAGCAAGGACCGGCGGGCGCTATCACCAACCTCGTGCTGCACTTTCCTAACGGCTCGCAAGCCAGTTATGGCCTGGAAGACAGCAGCGATACATCGTATGAGGGGCTTTTCTACATGACCCAGGCATCAGATGCCTCGGGAATCAGCACCTCTTTCGCCTATGATCAGAATTTTTACCTGACCAATGTCACTGCGGCAGACGGCACAACCTTCTCCCTGCAGTTCACCAATAACACGGCAAGCGCGGTGACCGCCGTGGTAGCCTCCTATGGAGCCTCCGTGTCCTTCGGCTATTTCGATTATTACTGGCCCATCCTGACCAACCTCGTCGATGCCGCCGGACTGGCTTCGCAATTCGTCTATACGAACGCCTGGGGCGGCCCCCTGAGCCAGTTGATAACTCCTTACGGCACAACGTCCTTTGCCGAAAACGACTCAACCGGGATTTTCGACCGCACCGTCCTGGTCACCAACTCCCTCGGTCAACAGGAGTTCTACGCCCAAATGAACCAGTACACCAACACCGACTGGCCCGATTACGCCACCAGTCAAATCCCCACCAACACTCCTGTTGGGACGCTGGACAAAGACGCCGGCAGCCGCCAGGAGCGCAACACATTCTACTGGAATCCCGAGCAGTTCGCTAATTACGTGAACACCGATCCCGGCAGCTTTGACTGGGCCATTTTCAAGCAGGCCCGCATCCGTCACTGGCTGGCGGACACGGAGCCCACGTACACCCATTGGGATTCCCTTTCCCTCGAACAGGCCCCCAGCCCCGACGGAACCACCGAAGGCCAAATCACCTGGTACGATTACGCTTGCAAACCCGCAGGCGTCGATTACGAGGTGGGCGCCCAAAAAATGCCCTCGGTCATCGCCCGCGTAATGCCCGACGGCAGCACCTGGTACCAGTACCTCCAGCTCCTGACAAACGGGCTTCCGACGCAAATCACCGAAGCCTGGCTCAGCGGCAGCTCGGTCCTGACCCGCTCCGAGGGCTACTTCTGGTCCGCAAACAACAGCGACCTCATCGCCTGGACAAACACCCTGGGCATTGTCGCCACAAGTAACATCTTCAATGCCTTCCACCAGGTCACCACCAATTACGATGCCCTCGGGCAGGCGACCACCTACGCCTACGACGGCACAACCCACCAGATCACCAACGCAACGTACGCCTCGGGCTTAACAACCAGCTACGCTTACAACGCCGGTCACCGCCTCCAGCAGGTGACGGATTCGCCCATAAACCGCACGCGAAGCTATACCTGGAACACGGACGGAACCGTTTTCAGCTCCACCGACGAGCGCGGCCTGACGGTCACCAACTTCTGGGACGCCCTCCACCGGCCCACCGGCAGGCTTTACCCGGACGGAACCTCCACCACCAATCTGTATTATTTGCTGAGCGGCTCGCCCTACGCCAACAGCAGCGGCGGCACCAGCATCCTGGACCTCACCGCCGCCAAAGACCGGCTCGGCTATTGGACCTACTACGTCTATGACGCCCTTCGCCGCGAAATCGCCGAAACCAACGCCAACAGCGTCGTCACTGCCTTTGGCTATTGTCCCTGCGGCGGCGTGAGCTATATCACCAATGCCCTCGGCACCCCGGTTCAGGCGGTCACCATCAACAACTACGACCAGCAGGGCAACCTGATCACCGTTAATTATGCCGACGGTTACAACGTCACCAACTGGTTCAATTCCCTGCAAGAAATGACCGAATCGGGCGATGGCACCGGCTACC